One Mycolicibacterium rufum genomic window, CCACTGGTAGGCCAGCAGACCGCGGATCCCGGCCGCCTTCATGTGGTCGTTGCCCGGCATCCGGCCCCACAGGGTGCCCTTGCCGTGTACCACCTCGTCGTGGCTGATCGGCAGCACGTAGTTCTCGCTGAACGCATAGAGCATCGAGAACGTGATCTCGTGGTGGTGGAAGCTGCGGTGGATCGGATCACGCTTGATGAACTCGAGCGTGTCGTTCATCCACCCCATGTTCCACTTCATCGAAAAGCCGAGCCCGCCAAGGTTCGTCGGCCGGGTGACGCCGGGCCACGAGGTGGACTCCTCGGCGATCGTCACGATGCCCGGGTTGATCTTGTGCACCGTGGCGTTCATCTCCTGCAGGAACTGCACCGCCTCGAGATTCTCCCGGCCGCCGTAGATGTTCGGCGTCCACCCGCCCTCGGGCCGGGAGTAGTCGAGGTAGAGCATCGACGCCACGGCGTCCACCCGCAGTCCGTCGACGTGGTATTCCTGCAACCAGTACAGCGCGTTGGCGACCAGGAAGTTGCGCACCTCCGAGCGACCGAAATCGAAAACGTAAGTGCCCCAGTCCAATTGCTCGCCGCGACGGGGGTCCCCGTGTTCGTAGAGGGCGGTGCCGTCGAAGCGGCCCAAGGCCCAGGCGTCCTTGGGGAAGTGGGCCGGAACCCAGTCCACGATCACGCCGATTCCCGCGCGGTGCAGCGCGTCGACGAGGTAGCGGAACTCGTCGGGCGTTCCGAACCGGGACGACGGCGCATAGTAGGAGGTGACCTGGTAACCCCAGGAGCCGCCGAACGGGTGCTCGGCGACGGGCAGCATCTCCACGTGGGTGAAGCCGTGCTCGACGACGTATTCGGTGAGCTGCTCGGCCAGTTCGGTGTAGCTCAGCCCCGGCCGCCACGAGCCCAGATGCACCTCGTAGGTGCTCATCGGCTCGAAGACGGGATTGCGCAGCGCCCGGTCGGACATCCACTGGTCGTCGGCCCAGGTGTAGTCGCTCGCGAACACCTTCGACGCCGTCTGCGGCGGCACCTCGGTGGCGAATGCCATCGGATCGGCGCGTTCGGTGACCGCGCCGTCGGCGCCGTGCACGCGGAACTTGTACAGCCCGCCCTCGGGGAAGTTGGGCCAGAACAGTTCCCACACGCCGGTGGAACCCAGCACCCGCATCTGGGCCTCGTTGCCCCAGTGGTTGAAGTCACCGATCACGCTGACGCCCTTGGCATTCGGCGCCCACACCGCGAACGACACCCCGCTGACCTCGCCGTCGGGCGTGGTGAAGGTGCGCGGATGGGCGCCCAGGACCTCCCAGAGCCGCTCGTGGCGGCCCTCCGAGAACAAGTGCAGATCGATCTCGCCCAGCGTCGGCAGGAACCGGTACGGATCGGCCACGGTGTGGACGAAGCCCGACTCCTCGCCGGTGTAGTCCACCTCCAGCCGGTAGTCGATCAGGTTCGTGAACGGCACCGCGACCGCGAATAGCCCGGCCTCGATGTGCTGCAGCGGGTAGCGCACACCGCCGATCTGCGCCGCCACCTCGACCGCGTGCGGCCGATAGACGCGGATGACCGTGTGATCGTCGTATTCGTGGGCGCCGAGCACCGAGTGCGGATCGTGGTGCTCGCCGACAAGCAGCCGGTTCAAATCGGCCGTGTGCGGCCGAAGGTTCGGGCTGTCGATCTGTTTCGTCAGGTTCGACGTTTTCGCTTTCGCCATGTCGTCACTCCCTACGCAGCAGGTTCATTCGTTGGTCGGCCGGGATCTGGGGCATGTTGAGCACGTGCGCCACCGCACGGGCGGGTTCCAGACGCACGTAGTTGCTCTGGCCCCACTGGTATTCCTCTCCGGTGATCTCGTCGCGCACCCAGAAACGCTCTTGCTGATCCATTCCCACTGCGGCCATGTCCAACCACAACGTGCCCTCTTCGGCCCCGAACGGGTTCAGCGTCACGACCACCAGCACCTGGTCACCGGAGATCGGGTCGAACTTGCTGAACGCGAGCAACGCGTCGTTGTCGATGTGGTGGAACGTCACCGTGCGCATCTGCTGCAGCGCGGGATGCAGCCGGCGGATCTCGTTGAGCCGGGTCAGGAACGGCTCCAGGGATTCGCCGTCGGCCAGTGCGGCGTCGAAGTCACGCGGCCGCAGCTCGTACTTCTCGGAGTTCAGGTACTCCTCGCTGCCCTCGCGCACCGCGCGGTGTTCGAACAGCTCGAAGCCGGAGTACACCCCCCACGTCGGACTCATGGTCGCCGCCAGCGCCGCCCGGATCGCGAACATGCCCGGCCCGCCGTGCTGAAGGGCTTCGTGCAGGATGTCGGGCGTGTTGGGCCACAGGCTCTGCCGGGCGTAGTCGGCGTGTTCGGCGATCTGCCGGCCGAACTCCATGATCTCCCACTTGGCGGTGCGCCACGTGAAGTACGTGTAGGACTGCGTGAAGCCCAGCTTGGCGAGGCCGAACAACCGCGCCGGACGGGTGAACGCCTCGGACAGGAACAGCACGTCCGGATCGATGTTCTTGGCCTCCCCGATCAGCCAGGCCCAGAAATTCGGCGGCTTGGTGTGCGGGTTGTCGACGCGAAACACCTTGACGCCGTGCGAGATCCAGAACCGGACGACACGCAGCACCTCTTCGTACAATCCGGCGGGGTCGTTGTCGAAGTTGAGCGGGTAGATGTCCTGGTACTTCTTCGGCGGATTCTCCGCATACGCGATCGTGCCGTCGGGCAGCACGGTGAACCACTCGGGGTGATCTCGGGCCCAGGGGTGGTCGGGGGCGCACTGCAGCGCCAGGTCGAGGGCGACCTCCAGACCTTCGTCCCGCGCGGCGGCGACGAACTCGTCGAAGTCGTCGATGGTGCCCAGGTCGGGATGCACCGCGTCGTGGCCGCCCTCGTCGCTGCCGATCGCCCAGGGCGATCCGACATCGTGGGGTCCCGCGGTCACGCTGTTGTTGCGGCCCTTGCGGTGCACCTTGCCGATCGGATGGATGGGCGGCAGGTAGGCGATGTCGAAGCCCATCCGCGCGATGCGCTGCAACGCCTTGGTCGCCGTCGCGAACGTCCCGTGCACCGGGTTGCCTGCACTGTCCCAACCGCCCGTGGACCGGGGGAAGAACTCGTACCACGAACTGAACCGCGCCAGGGGCCGGTCCACCCAGATGCCGTACACCTCGCCGCGGGTGATCAGTTCGCGCAGCGGATACTGGCCGACCAACTCGGTGACCTCGGGGGACAGCGCCGCGCCCGCGCGATAGAACGGGTCGCCGGGGGTGCGCAGCCGCTCGGCGGCCTCGATCAACGGATAGCGCATCTGCCGCGGGACCCCCGCGGACGCGCGCTCCAGCAGCTTCGCCCCGACCAGCAGGTCGTTGGACAGCTCACCCTCGCTCTGACCCGCGTCGAGTTTGGCGATCACGTGGTGGCGCCACGTCGCGAGGGGATCGCTCCAGCCGTCGACGCGGTAGGTCCACAGCCCGACCGTGTCAGGGGAGAACTGGCCGTGGAACACGTCCGGGGTGCGGCCGGTACCCATCGGCAGCGTCATCGGCCGGGTCCGGGGGGAGGGGGTGACGACCTCCTGGATCGGCACCGCCTCGGTGGTGCGCACCCGGCCGGGCGGCTCGTCGGCCAGCGCCGGATACGTGGTGCCGTGATAGCGGACGACCAGCGTGGCCGCGACGGCGTCGTGGCCCTCCCGCCATACCGTCGCGGTCACCGGAACCACCTCGCCGACCACCGCCTTCGCAGGGAACCGACCTCCGGACACCACGGGCTGGACGTCGTCGATTTCGATCCGACCGGTGGTCACGTGAAAACCCCTAACCCATCGCAGTCGACATGCGGCGGCCGCCGCCCGTCGTCGTCGTCGGTCTCGGTCACAACTGCAGTTGTGCAACCTCGTCGCGCCTATACCCACCGTAGTGTCAGCCTCAACCCACCGGGCGGCATCAGACGTCACCGAAGCGTCGCCCACGACGCGGCCAGACGGCAGTAAGGTGAGCACGCGTGAAAGCTCTCCGTCGGTTCACCGTCCGCGCCCACCTCCCGCAACGTCTGGCCGCTCTCGAACGGCTGTCCGTCAATCTGCGGTGGTCGTGGGACAAACCGACCCAGGATCTGTTCGAATCCATCGACCCGGAGCTGTGGAAACTCGTCGGCGAAGATCCGGTGGCCATCCTCGGGCAGGTCAGCCCGGCGCGCCTCGAGGCACTCGCCGGTGACGAACCGTTCGTGCACCGCCTCGAGGCCCTCGCCGCGGACCTGGACAACTATCTGACCCGCCCCCTCTGGTACCAGCAGCTGGGTGAGGACGGCGAGCACCCCGTGCTGCCGAACGGCATCGCGTACTTCTCGATGGAGTTCGGCGTCGCCGAGGTGCTGCCGAACTACTCGGGAGGTCTGGGCATCCTCGCCGGCGACCACCTCAAGTCGGCCTCCGATCTGGGACTGCCGCTGATCGCGGTCGGCCTGTACTACCGGTCCGGCTACTTCCGGCAGTCGCTCTCCGCCGACGGGTGGCAGCACGAGAACTATCCCTCACTCGATGCGCAGGGCCTGCCGTTGCGTCTGCTCACCGACGCCTCGGGCGAGGCGGTGCTGATCAGCCTGGCGCTCCCTGACGGCGCACAGCTCTCGGCGCGCATCTGGATCGCCCAGGTCGGCCGAATCCCGTTGCTGCTCTTGGATTCCGATATCCCCGAGAACGATCACGACCTACGGTCGGTGACCGACCGGCTCTACGGCGGAGATCAGGATCACCGCATCAAGCAGGAGATCCTCGCCGGCATCGGCGGCGTTCGCGCGATCCGGGCGTTCACCGAGATCGAGGGACTGCCCTCGCCCGAGGTGTTCCACATGAACGAGGGGCATGCCGGGTTCCTGGGGACCGAACGGATCCGCGAGCTCATCGAGGCCGGGCTCGACTTCGACACGGCGCTGACGGTGGTCCGCTCCTCGACGGTGTTCACCACCCACACCCCGGTGCCCGCCGGTATCGACCGGTTCCCGGTCGAGATGGTGGAGCGCTACTTCGGGCCCGACCCGGGCGGGGTCGGGTCCCGGCTGCTGCCCGGCGTCCCGCTCGAGCGCATCCTCGCCTTCGGTGCCGAGGACGACGCGACGAAGTTCAACATGGCGCACATGGGCCTTCGCCTGGCCCAGCGCGCCAACGGGGTGTCGCTGCTGCACGGCCGCGTCAGCCGGGAGATGTTCAACGACCTGTGGCCGGGTTTCGATCCGGCCGAAGTGCCGATCGGGTCGATCACCAACGGCGTGCACGCGCCCACCTGGGCGGCCCCGCAGTGGCTGGAACTGGGTCGCGAGCTGATCGGCAGTGAGGACCTGAGCTCCCTGCAGGAGCCCGAGACCTGGGAGCGGCTGCACGAGGTCGATCCCGGCCACCTCTGGTGGATCCGGTCGCAGCTGCGCGAGGCGCTGGTGCACGACGTGCGTGACCGGCTGCGCCGCTCGTGGCTCGAGCGCGGTGCCGCCGAGGCCGAATTGGGTTGGATTCCCTCGGCTTTCGACCCGAACGTGCTCACCATCGGGTTCGCCCGCCGCGTCCCGACGTACAAGCGGCTGACGCTGATGCTGCGCGACCCCGAACGGTTGACCAAGCTGCTGCTCGACAAGGACCGTCCCGTGCAGCTGATCGTGGCGGGCAAGTCGCATCCCGCCGACGAGGGCGGCAAGGCGCTGATCCAGCAGGTCGTCCGCTTCGCCGACCGGGCGGACGTCCGGCACCGCATCGCATTCCTGCCCGACTACGACATGTCGATGGCCCGCACGCTGTATCACGGCTGCGACGTCTGGCTCAACAACCCGCTCCGTCCGCTCGAGGCCTGCGGCACGTCGGGGATGAAGAGCGCGCTCAACGGCGGCCTGAACCTGTCGATCCGCGACGGGTGGTGGGACGAGTGGTTCGACGGCGAGAACGGGTGGGAGATCCCGACCGCCGACGGACTCGCCGACGAGAACCGCCGCGACGACCTGGAGGCCGCGGCGCTCTACGACCTGCTCGAGCGTGCGGTCGCGCCGAAGTTCTACGACCGCGACGAGCGGGGTGTGCCCACCCGGTGGGTGGAGATGGTGCGCCACACGCTGCAGGTGCTGGGCCCCAAGGTCCTGGCCTCGCGCATGGTCCGCGACTACACGCAGACCTACTACCTGCCCGCGGCGCGAGCGCTGCGGCAGTCGATCGAGCCGGGTGACTCGGCCGACTACAACACGGCGTTCGGCGCCGCGCGCGAACTGGCGCAGTACCGGCAGCGGGTCGAGAAGGTCTGGCCCCAGATCCGGATCCTCGAGGTCGACAGCTCCGGCCTGCCGGACACTCCGCTGCTCGGATCGGAGCTGACGCTGACCGCTCGGGTGTGCCTGGAAGGGCTGCGGCCCGACGAGGTGACCGTGCAGGCGGTGCTCGGCCGCGTCGACGCCGGCGACGCGCTGGTCGATCCGGTGACGCTGCCGATGACGCACGTGGGCTCCGCCGAGGGCGGGCAGGACATCTTCACCGCGAGCACACCGCTGCCGGTCACCGGTCCGGTCGGCTACACGGTCCGGCTGCTGCCGCACCACCGGCTGCTGGCCGGCGACAACGAGTGGGGTCTGGTCACCCTCGCCGGGTGATCACGGAAAGCGCTTGAAGCAGCGGTCCGCGTCGCCGAGCACGCCGACCCGGAACGCGTCGATCCGGGAGAACCCCGACGGCACCGATTCGCCGTTGACGTCGCTGGCGGCCAGACCGTTGGTCAACATTCCCGACACGGCCTCGTCGACGTCCCCGGCGGTCAGCGCGATCGTGTTGCCGTCGGGGGTGGTGACCTGCTTGGACATCTTGACCGTCGCCACCCCGGTCAGGCACGCGGTGCGCAGCGCAGCCTCGGCGTTGTCGAGCGGCACCCCGCCCCGTGCGTGCTGGATCGCCTGCATGTAGCGCGACACCAGCACCGAGTACGCGACGTTGTCGCCGGTGGCCAGGCCACCGTTGTCGTCCTGCGCGCCGAGCTGCTGCAGTGCGGGCAGGTCGACCACGATGGTGTTGGTGGCCGGGCAGTACGACGCGGGTGGGCTGGGCCGGGCGTCGGCGCAGCTGTCGGCGGCCTCGGCCTCGAAGCTCAATGCCGGCGGATCCTTCGGCGAGAACAGGATCCCCATCGCGTCGACGATGGAGCGCACCGAGTTCTCGTCGATCTCGAGCTCGCCGGTCTGGTCTTCCGGCAGCAGCGTCGGGAGATCGCCCCGGCGCTGGCCGATCTCACGCATGTCGATCCCCGCGCACGCCGCCGGGCCGTCGGTGAAACCGAACTGGAACGCGGAGATCCGTTCGAACGCCGACCCGTGCTCGTCGTATCCGACGTCGGGGTCGCCTTCCCGCAGTAGCGGATCGCGGAACGAGATCACGCCGGCCAGCACGCTGTTCAGTCCGTCGCCGGTGCTCAGCGAGAACCGCGGGGAGTTGCCCTCGGCCACCCAGCGCATGTAGGCGCCGCCGAGGCAGTCGGCCTGCTGTTCGGCGACCAGGGTCTTGGTGTTGTCGTTGGACATTCCGGCCGCGCGCGAGACCGCGTGACCGTATTCGTGGGCCAGCACCATCGCCACGCCGATGTCGCCGTGGGCACGGCGCAGCCCGGGCAGCAGTTCCCCGCGGTCCCAGCCGATGGTCTTGTCGCTGTAGCAGTACGCGGCATTGACCAGACCGTAGGTGTCCTCGTCGCAGAACGTGCCGCCGAAGTCGTTGGCGTCCCACGAGATCAGTTCCTTGACGGGGGTGAAGCCGTCGTCGAACGTCTCCGGATACGCGGTCTCCCAGTACTGCTCGACGTCGCTGACCGCGCTGGCCGCGAGGTTGTCGATCTCGCCTCCGTCGCCGCCCTCGACGTCGCGGGTCGGCCCCTCCGCGCCCGGCCGCAACCCGGTCG contains:
- a CDS encoding peptidase; its protein translation is MGPSISCRRMLGVAVGVCSLLIATGCSTTLQGNAVSVFNDPFSVAGMPATDGPTGLRPGAEGPTRDVEGGDGGEIDNLAASAVSDVEQYWETAYPETFDDGFTPVKELISWDANDFGGTFCDEDTYGLVNAAYCYSDKTIGWDRGELLPGLRRAHGDIGVAMVLAHEYGHAVSRAAGMSNDNTKTLVAEQQADCLGGAYMRWVAEGNSPRFSLSTGDGLNSVLAGVISFRDPLLREGDPDVGYDEHGSAFERISAFQFGFTDGPAACAGIDMREIGQRRGDLPTLLPEDQTGELEIDENSVRSIVDAMGILFSPKDPPALSFEAEAADSCADARPSPPASYCPATNTIVVDLPALQQLGAQDDNGGLATGDNVAYSVLVSRYMQAIQHARGGVPLDNAEAALRTACLTGVATVKMSKQVTTPDGNTIALTAGDVDEAVSGMLTNGLAASDVNGESVPSGFSRIDAFRVGVLGDADRCFKRFP
- a CDS encoding glycosyltransferase family 1 protein, with amino-acid sequence MKALRRFTVRAHLPQRLAALERLSVNLRWSWDKPTQDLFESIDPELWKLVGEDPVAILGQVSPARLEALAGDEPFVHRLEALAADLDNYLTRPLWYQQLGEDGEHPVLPNGIAYFSMEFGVAEVLPNYSGGLGILAGDHLKSASDLGLPLIAVGLYYRSGYFRQSLSADGWQHENYPSLDAQGLPLRLLTDASGEAVLISLALPDGAQLSARIWIAQVGRIPLLLLDSDIPENDHDLRSVTDRLYGGDQDHRIKQEILAGIGGVRAIRAFTEIEGLPSPEVFHMNEGHAGFLGTERIRELIEAGLDFDTALTVVRSSTVFTTHTPVPAGIDRFPVEMVERYFGPDPGGVGSRLLPGVPLERILAFGAEDDATKFNMAHMGLRLAQRANGVSLLHGRVSREMFNDLWPGFDPAEVPIGSITNGVHAPTWAAPQWLELGRELIGSEDLSSLQEPETWERLHEVDPGHLWWIRSQLREALVHDVRDRLRRSWLERGAAEAELGWIPSAFDPNVLTIGFARRVPTYKRLTLMLRDPERLTKLLLDKDRPVQLIVAGKSHPADEGGKALIQQVVRFADRADVRHRIAFLPDYDMSMARTLYHGCDVWLNNPLRPLEACGTSGMKSALNGGLNLSIRDGWWDEWFDGENGWEIPTADGLADENRRDDLEAAALYDLLERAVAPKFYDRDERGVPTRWVEMVRHTLQVLGPKVLASRMVRDYTQTYYLPAARALRQSIEPGDSADYNTAFGAARELAQYRQRVEKVWPQIRILEVDSSGLPDTPLLGSELTLTARVCLEGLRPDEVTVQAVLGRVDAGDALVDPVTLPMTHVGSAEGGQDIFTASTPLPVTGPVGYTVRLLPHHRLLAGDNEWGLVTLAG
- a CDS encoding alpha-1,4-glucan--maltose-1-phosphate maltosyltransferase translates to MTTGRIEIDDVQPVVSGGRFPAKAVVGEVVPVTATVWREGHDAVAATLVVRYHGTTYPALADEPPGRVRTTEAVPIQEVVTPSPRTRPMTLPMGTGRTPDVFHGQFSPDTVGLWTYRVDGWSDPLATWRHHVIAKLDAGQSEGELSNDLLVGAKLLERASAGVPRQMRYPLIEAAERLRTPGDPFYRAGAALSPEVTELVGQYPLRELITRGEVYGIWVDRPLARFSSWYEFFPRSTGGWDSAGNPVHGTFATATKALQRIARMGFDIAYLPPIHPIGKVHRKGRNNSVTAGPHDVGSPWAIGSDEGGHDAVHPDLGTIDDFDEFVAAARDEGLEVALDLALQCAPDHPWARDHPEWFTVLPDGTIAYAENPPKKYQDIYPLNFDNDPAGLYEEVLRVVRFWISHGVKVFRVDNPHTKPPNFWAWLIGEAKNIDPDVLFLSEAFTRPARLFGLAKLGFTQSYTYFTWRTAKWEIMEFGRQIAEHADYARQSLWPNTPDILHEALQHGGPGMFAIRAALAATMSPTWGVYSGFELFEHRAVREGSEEYLNSEKYELRPRDFDAALADGESLEPFLTRLNEIRRLHPALQQMRTVTFHHIDNDALLAFSKFDPISGDQVLVVVTLNPFGAEEGTLWLDMAAVGMDQQERFWVRDEITGEEYQWGQSNYVRLEPARAVAHVLNMPQIPADQRMNLLRRE
- the glgB gene encoding 1,4-alpha-glucan branching protein GlgB is translated as MAKAKTSNLTKQIDSPNLRPHTADLNRLLVGEHHDPHSVLGAHEYDDHTVIRVYRPHAVEVAAQIGGVRYPLQHIEAGLFAVAVPFTNLIDYRLEVDYTGEESGFVHTVADPYRFLPTLGEIDLHLFSEGRHERLWEVLGAHPRTFTTPDGEVSGVSFAVWAPNAKGVSVIGDFNHWGNEAQMRVLGSTGVWELFWPNFPEGGLYKFRVHGADGAVTERADPMAFATEVPPQTASKVFASDYTWADDQWMSDRALRNPVFEPMSTYEVHLGSWRPGLSYTELAEQLTEYVVEHGFTHVEMLPVAEHPFGGSWGYQVTSYYAPSSRFGTPDEFRYLVDALHRAGIGVIVDWVPAHFPKDAWALGRFDGTALYEHGDPRRGEQLDWGTYVFDFGRSEVRNFLVANALYWLQEYHVDGLRVDAVASMLYLDYSRPEGGWTPNIYGGRENLEAVQFLQEMNATVHKINPGIVTIAEESTSWPGVTRPTNLGGLGFSMKWNMGWMNDTLEFIKRDPIHRSFHHHEITFSMLYAFSENYVLPISHDEVVHGKGTLWGRMPGNDHMKAAGIRGLLAYQWAHPGKQLLFMGQEFGQRAEWSEERGVDWFQLDEQGFSDGILRMMTDANRIYTSRRALWSRDTKPEGYSWIDANDSANNVLSFMRFGDDGSMMACVFNFSGSEHSSYRLGLPHAGTWREVLNTDSDNYHGSGIGNYGAVEATDEPWHGRPASAVMVLPPLAALWFEPQPHAPQAP